A window of Pseudomonadota bacterium genomic DNA:
GTCGCGCGAAGGCGCAAACAGCCGCAAGTCCAGATCCACCACCTTGCTGTCCCCGACCGCAGCGATGGAGTAGCAGCGTCCGCCTACGAGGTAGCGCGCTCTGCCTTCGCGTCGCCGTTCTTTCAGATGCCCGAACTGAGTTTCGCCGAGCTGCTTGTAGCCCAGCTCCTCGAGGCGAGCCTCTACCAGCGACAGCGCGCGCCAGATAGGCGGGCCCTTGGGCTCGGGACCAACGTCCGGCAACGTTGCCGCGGCGAGGCCATCCAACGGGGCACACTCTTGCAGCCAAGCTCTCAGCTGGGGCAGCTCTTGCGGAGCTTGCTGCAACGCAAGCACTTGAAACTCACCTCGTCCGTCGGTCGCCGTCAGCGTGACGTGCAGCTGTCCGCCACGTATCCCGCACACGCGCGCGTACGGGCGCGCTCCGGCGACCCGGACGCGCTGCTGCCCGCTTTCGTCGTGCACCTGCAGCTGCAGCGCTCGCAGCCGCTGATGTCCCAGGGCCAATAGACCTATGCAACCGGCTCCATCGTCATCGTCCGAGGGAGAAGCGACCCCCGAACGGCGATTCGCCGATCCCGATTCGCGATGGTCGCGGGCGGCGCTTCCGAGCCCGAGGCCGAAGCTGCGTGCTTCGGATTCCAGAATGAAGCCCTGGCGCACGATGCTGCCGGTCCCTAGACCCGCCGACTGGATTTGCTGCGCCACTTTGGCTGCGCAGGGCGAGAGCCGTTGCACTCCCTCGTGAACAAACGCGTTTGCTTCGGCTGCAGAGGGGAGGGTCAGCGCGCAAAGCAGAAACACGCCGGCGAGCGAGCCTGGCTCGGTCCTGCGGATGGCGGATCCATTCCGCTTGCGGCAGGCACATGACGGAAGGCAACGCAACACTATCAAAGCATAGCCGCAATCAGGGCGCGGCGCTTCGATCGGGCGATGCGGACGGCACAAACGTAATGTGAGGCAATGTATTCTGGCTTGGGACCCGCCACACAATAACCTGTGCGGATCGGAGAGAACCGGGCGTCGCTGGCAAGGCGCGAAGACGAGGAATAGTGCGGGTATTTCGAGGAGGAGCAACACGGCCAGCGGCGTTTGAAGCCTGCGAGGTAGGCAGGTTATTTCGTGGCGGGTCCTAGCTCCGCCTTGCGAAAACGTTGCCCTGCCGCGTCGGGCGCGCTTCCCTCCGGTTCCCGCGTCCGCACGGACGCATCCGGCGTCTCGTCACGTGCACGCAGCTCCCAGTCGATTTGCAGCGCGCTGTTGATTAGACCCAAGTGACTGAAGGCCTGCGGGAAGTTGCCTAGCAGGGCACCCGATCTCGGGTCTATCTCCTCGGCAAGCAAGCCCAGGTGGTTGGTGGCGTTTGCGTGCGCCGTGAAGACTTCCTGTGCTTCGTCCAGCCGCCCGCCCATGGCCAGCGCTTCGGCCAGCCAAAAACCACACAGCACGAACGCGCCTTCGTCGCCGCCCACGCCGTCGTTTCCTGAATAGCGGTACACGAAATGGCCGGAGCCGAGGCTCTTGCGCACGCGATCGATCGTGCCCAGGACCCGTGGATCGTGCGGCGTGAGAAAGCCCCGCATGGGTAGCACCAGCAGCGAGGCGTCCACGTCCGTGCTGCCGTAGGCGCCGGTGAAGTACGAGCCATCCGGGCTGAGGCCGTTGGCCATGATGTCGCCGTGGATTCGGGCTGCGATCGCGGCCCACTTTCGCTCGGCTTGGAAGTCGCCGAAACGCGCCGCCAGATGCATGCCGCAATCCACGGCCGTCCAGCTCATGAGCCTCGAGTGAACGTTGTGCTGGGGCTTCATGCGCGGCTCCCAGATACCGTGATCCGGTTGCTGCCAGCCGTCACAGACGTCGTTCACCACGTTGCGCAGGTGGCGCCACGCGCGCAGCGTGATCGATCCGCCGGATTCCTCGTACAGCGACGCCGCCATGAGCAGAGCGCCGGCGGTGTCGAGCTGGACCTGGTCGCGGGCGTTGTTTCCCACACGCACCGGGCCGGATCCAGCGTAGCCTCGCAGGTGCGACAGTTGTTGCTCCTCGGGCACCGGTGCCCCGTCGACCGCGTACATCACCTGCAGCTTCGGCGTGTGATCCAGCGCATCGCGTACGAAGTGGAAGAACTCCTTGGCTTCGTATCGTGCACCGACCCGATTGGCCGCCCGGATGGAAAACGCCGTGTCGCGCGTCCAGGCGAAGCGGTAGTCCCAGTTGCGCGTGCCCCCCGGCCATTCGGGCAGCGAGGTGGTTGGCGCCGCCACCATCGCTCCGGTGGGAGCGAAGGTGAGCAGCTTGAGCACCAGGGCCGAGCGCAGCACGTGGTGGCGCCACGGGCCGTCGTAGACAAGGCTCCTCACCCATTCACGCCAGTGATGGCGCGTGGCACGCAGCATCTCGAACGGCCGGTAGGCCGCGAGCGGCTCGACTCCCGGTGCGTCCCACGAGATCACCATCCAGCGTCGCTGCCCCGCCCGGATTTGGAAATCGAGCTTCAGGCCGCCGTGCTCGCGCCGCTCCCAGTGCGTGTGATTGCCGAACACCGCGGCCATCCGGCAGCAGCCAGCGCCGTCGACGGCATGTGCTCCATGCTCGCAGATATTGAAGTCCGGCGCAGCCAAGCCGTAGTGAAAACGCGGGTCGAAAACCGCTCGCAAATCGACCGCTCCGTCCCGGCACTCGATGCGGCGGTGGATCTCGTGAATCGAAGCCCGGGGGTCGTCGCTCCAGGGCATGAAGTCCGTCAGCCGCACCGTTCCCTGTCCAGGGACGCGGAACAGCGTCTCCAGCACGTTGGTGTCGGGTTCGTAGGCCTGCAGGCTCTGGAAGGGTCTGCGAGGCGTGATCGAAGTGAAGCCGCCGCGCTCGCGGTCAAGCAGGGCGGCGAACACGCTCGGGCTGTCGAAGCGCGGAAAGCACAGCCAATCGATGGCCCCGTCGGCACGCACCAGCGCGGCCGTATGGCAGTCACCAATGATACCTCGGTCGCCGATTTCTAGCTCGGGAAGCGGCCCCTCGTGGAAGCCGGGAAAATCAAAGGGCGTGGAGAAACGTTTGGAGGCGCTGTACAGATCCATGGCGGTTTCCTGATTGACCCTCGCGGAACGGGCTGCTAGGACCCGCGCTCCGAAGGCCGATGTGGGTTTCGGGCGTGGGTACGGCGGCGCGCATGCTCCGCGATCGAAACTGCGAATCGATGTCACATGTGCCCCGAGGGCTTCGGACCCGGTCCGCCAGCCCTGAGCATTCGCCGGCGAGGTTCGGGCCGGCGCGCGTTCGCCGAGTGCGGGGCCGCAGGCTGTGACGCGGGCACAGCGGCTGCCCTGGTATCGAGCGCCAGCCAGCTGGCTGCGCGGATTGTACGACTGGACGCTGAGCTGGGCTGCTACCCGCTATGCCACCCATGCGCTCTTCGTGCTGGCGTTCATGGAAGCGAGCTTCTTCCCGATCCCTCCCGACGTGCTGTTGATCGCCCTTGCGCTGGGAGCGCCCAGACGTGCGTTTTCCTACGCCGCGGTCTGCACCGCGGGTTCCACAGCTGGAGGCGTATTGGGCTGGTACATTGGTCATACGCTCTGGCAGGGCTTGGGCGTGTACCCGGAGTGCCCGAGTTTTAACGGGGGCGGAATACTGTTTCGATACGTTCCCGGTTTCACCTGCGGTGGCTTTGGCGTGGTCCAAGCACGCTACGCGGAAGATGCCTGGTTGTATCTCTTCATTTCAGCTTTTACGCCAATACCGTACAAGATCTTTACCGTCGCCTCGGGGGTATTCTCGGTGGGGCTCGATGTCTTGGTACCCGCCAGCGTGCTGGGTCGCGGAGCCAGGTTCTTCCTGGTTGGCCTGCTGATTTACCGCTTCGGGCCTCCGGTGCGACGTTTCATCGAGACTCGTTTCGAGGCCCTGGTCATCGTCTTTGGGGCGCTGCTGGTGGCCGGATTCGTTGCTGTCAAGTACCTGTTTTGATCCTGCTGCCGGGAGGGCGGCCGTTCGCCAGGGTGCTCGCCTCGCCGGCGGCTTCCCAGGCGGCTTTCTGGGCGTTCGTCCTCGTCCTGGCCCTGCGCCGCAGCGGTTTTCAACCGCAGCCACACGGTACTGCTCGGGCGATTTGCCGTCTTGAACGGGGAACTTGCATCAAACAGGAAAAAAATGAAATTTATGAATCTGGTGATAGTCCGGAATCGTAGCCCTTTTCGGTCCATCGTGCTCGGATGTGCTATCTGCGTCCAAGCGGTATCCATGCGAGGGTACAAACCCGCCGGAGCCCGGCCATGGTTGGCCGCGGGACCACCGCGGCCTCGAGGAGCGAGATGATGCCAGTCGTTATTCGGATCCCTACGCCTTTGAGGAGCCTCACGCGTGGTCAGGATGAGGTCCACGCGAGCGGTCAGGACGTACGTCAGGTGATCGATGACCTCGATCGTCAGTTCCCGGGACTGCGCGACCAGCTGTGCGACAGCAACGGAGTGCGCAGGTTCGTCAACGTGTACGCCAACGAGGAAGACATCCGCTTTCTGAACAACTTGGATACGCCGCTCAAGGAGGGTGACTACCTGAGCATCGTTCCAGCGATAGCCGGTGGTCGTCCCTGGCGCGCATAACGAGGCTGCCATGTCCGCCGAGCACGGCTGTCAACGGTCCCGCGATCCAGCGACCCGCTACGTTTGCCGAGCTGGCGCTCGACGCTGGTCGCCCGCAGCTCAATGGGTCCAATGAGCACCGAGGTCGAGCGACCCTGGGTACGCGCCGACTTGGTGGTGCTCACCAGTGTGCTCGAACAGGTGCGAGCGCACGCCAGGGAAGGCTATCCAAGCGAGGCCTGCGGTTTTCTGACGGGTCCGGTGGGCGAGCCTTTCCTTTTGGACGGCATGACGCGCGAGGTCAACGAGGCCGACAAGTACCACAAGCTCGACCCCGAGCGCTTTCCGCGTACCTCCAGAACCTACTTCAAGATCAACGAGCTGCGTGCCGGCAGAGCCTTCGATCAAGGCGAGCGGTCGGGTCGGCCGATCAAGGTGATCTACCATTCGCACTGCGACGCTGGCGCCCACTTCTCGCGCGAAGACGCCGCGACCTTCTCATCACGAGGCGTGCTGATGTGGCCCTGCGCGTTTGTCGTGCTTAGCGTCGTGCAGGGCCAAATCAGCGATCTCAAGCTGTGGGTGCACCAGTCGGGAAGCGACGAATTCCGCGAGGCCAGTCTGACGGTGCGCGAGGGCTGAGCCGGGCTGGGCCACGGCGTCGAGTCAAACCTCTGGCTACGCGAACCGCAGCGAAGTTCCGGGTCCAGGTGAGTAGCCGGCGGCGTGACGAGGGTGGACGGCGGTGTTAGGGTCCGTCCAAGAATAGCCGGTCGAGACCGGTCGCGCAGGGTGGATGCGACCGTCGGCGCGCCCGGAGGAGAAACCGCAAGAATAGCAGCGCTATTTCGAGGATTCTTGCGAGGACGAAAGCCGCGAGCGCGCCGCCCTGCACGGCCGCAGCCGATTTGGTTATTCTTGGACGGACCCTTAGGAGAAGCCTGGTTGCGGGCCCAAGGCGGTAGCGGCATGGATGGAAAACTGGGTGAGCTCGTTGCTGTGCTGGAGAACATGGAGTCGGCCGTGGTCGCCTACAGCGGCGGGCTCGACAGTGCATTCTTGCTGAAGCTGGCGACAGACACGCTGGGTGAGCGCGCCCTCGGACTAACCGCGGTTAGTCCTTCGCTGCCTGCGCGGGAACGCCTGGACGCGCAGCGCATCGCTTCACACCTTGGGGCACGGCACGAAATGGTGGAGTCGCGCGAGTTGAACGATCCCAACTACGCCAACAATCCCCAGAATCGTTGCTACTACTGCAAGCGCGAGCTTTATTCGATCACGGACGCAAGACGCGTCGAGCTTGGCTTTGTCTGGGTCATCAACGGCACCAACGTTGACGACCTCGGCGACTACCGGCCCGGCTTGCAGGCGGCCAGCGAGGCCGGCGTCCGCAGCCCCTTTGTGGAAGTGGGCCTAAGCAAGCGTGAGATCCGCGAGCTTGCACGCGACGCGGCGCTGGACTTCTGGGATAAGCCGGCCGCAGCCTGCCTGAGCTCGCGCGTTCCCTATGGGACCCGCGTGACGCCCGAGCGCCTGAGTCGAATCGAGCGCCTGGAGGAGGCATTGAAGGCCCTGGGGTTCATCCAGGTCAGGGTGAGGCTCCACGACGATCTGGCTCGTATCGAGCTAGACGCAGCCGATCTCCGTCGCGCGCTCGAGGAGCGTTCGCAAATCCTCGACGCGGGCAGCCGAACCGGCTTCCGCTACATCACGCTTGACCTGGCCGGCTATCGCACCGGGTCCTTCAACGAGCGTCTGCCCGTGTTCAAGTGACCGGCAACCGCTGCTCGAGCTTCAAGCAGTCACCATCGTCGCGGTCCTGCATCAGTGATTACACGCTCTACTCATGTCCGCGACCCTCGGCGGGGCGGCACGCTAGAGACTCGAGCGGGCGGCCATATGCGAATGGAGCATGGGTGCCGCGTCGGAGTCCATGTCCTGTTTGGAAGCGTGCCACGGGTCGGGTCGCCGGCGGGCGCTAACTCGGGTCGGGTCCGCGGGTCGGGTCGCCGGCGGGCGCCAACTCGGGTCGGGTCCGCGGGTCGGGTCCGCGGCGCCCGCCGGCCTCCGCCGTGGCCCCAACAAGAGCGCCACTTCGGTTGGCCGCCGAGCACCAGCCTGTAGTCAGGCTTGCTCGTAGGCGCGCTGGCGGAAGCTGCGGGCCGCCTCGCTGGCCCACAGGGCCAGCAGGTCTGCAACCGTGTGACTGGTCCGCACGAGTTCCGGGCCCTGCAGCTTACGGTAGGCCGGTTCCGCCGTGCGGTAGGCTTCCACGGCCTGAACCACGTCATCGCTGGCCAATAGAGCTGCGCGGTTGGCACGTGCCCTGCTGGCGCCGAGCCACTGCTTCACGTGGACTTTGGGGCCCTTCACGTACTCGGCAACCACCGGCTCGATCGATTTTCGCCCGCGCCACCCCATGGTTCGGCCCAGGCGTGCAGACAACTCCGTCAGGTCACCGGAATCCTGCCCGTCTGGAGCGTAGTCGCTGTGCACCTGGCATACTGCTGCGGCGAGGACGAGCTTGAGCTGACCTTCCTCCAGCTTCAGCAGCGGGACTGCTCCTTGGGCGATCACGGCCAAGGGTCGCGCCAGCAGGAACGCCTGCTGGGGCTCGGGCAGCCCAACCAATGGCTCGGGGACAAGCACTGCAGGCGTCTCGCCAAGCTCCACGACGATCCCCTGCGTGCCCGCCCTGTGTACGTAGAGCTCGTAGGCCGAGACGCCAAAGATGGCCGCGAGCCGATCGGCTAGCGTGCGCACGGAGTGGCCCGAACGAGCGGGAATCTGGTCGCGGGCCGAGACCCCGAACGCCTCCAGGTCGCGGGGAAACAGCTTGCCGAGTGCCGGCCCCAACAGCTCCAGCAATCGCGGCGCTGCGCCGAGCTCCGGCATCGGCGGGCCAATGTGCTCGAGAACGTCGGTACGCAGCGAGTCGGGTCTGGCCCCAGCGACGCGAGGGGCGCGGGTCAGTGCCTTGGCACGTTCGGAATCGCTCGCATCGCCCAGCACCATCAATCCCGCCAGGG
This region includes:
- a CDS encoding glycoside hydrolase family 15 protein is translated as MDLYSASKRFSTPFDFPGFHEGPLPELEIGDRGIIGDCHTAALVRADGAIDWLCFPRFDSPSVFAALLDRERGGFTSITPRRPFQSLQAYEPDTNVLETLFRVPGQGTVRLTDFMPWSDDPRASIHEIHRRIECRDGAVDLRAVFDPRFHYGLAAPDFNICEHGAHAVDGAGCCRMAAVFGNHTHWERREHGGLKLDFQIRAGQRRWMVISWDAPGVEPLAAYRPFEMLRATRHHWREWVRSLVYDGPWRHHVLRSALVLKLLTFAPTGAMVAAPTTSLPEWPGGTRNWDYRFAWTRDTAFSIRAANRVGARYEAKEFFHFVRDALDHTPKLQVMYAVDGAPVPEEQQLSHLRGYAGSGPVRVGNNARDQVQLDTAGALLMAASLYEESGGSITLRAWRHLRNVVNDVCDGWQQPDHGIWEPRMKPQHNVHSRLMSWTAVDCGMHLAARFGDFQAERKWAAIAARIHGDIMANGLSPDGSYFTGAYGSTDVDASLLVLPMRGFLTPHDPRVLGTIDRVRKSLGSGHFVYRYSGNDGVGGDEGAFVLCGFWLAEALAMGGRLDEAQEVFTAHANATNHLGLLAEEIDPRSGALLGNFPQAFSHLGLINSALQIDWELRARDETPDASVRTREPEGSAPDAAGQRFRKAELGPATK
- a CDS encoding DedA family protein gives rise to the protein MTRAQRLPWYRAPASWLRGLYDWTLSWAATRYATHALFVLAFMEASFFPIPPDVLLIALALGAPRRAFSYAAVCTAGSTAGGVLGWYIGHTLWQGLGVYPECPSFNGGGILFRYVPGFTCGGFGVVQARYAEDAWLYLFISAFTPIPYKIFTVASGVFSVGLDVLVPASVLGRGARFFLVGLLIYRFGPPVRRFIETRFEALVIVFGALLVAGFVAVKYLF
- a CDS encoding MoaD/ThiS family protein — protein: MPVVIRIPTPLRSLTRGQDEVHASGQDVRQVIDDLDRQFPGLRDQLCDSNGVRRFVNVYANEEDIRFLNNLDTPLKEGDYLSIVPAIAGGRPWRA
- a CDS encoding Mov34/MPN/PAD-1 family protein — encoded protein: MSTEVERPWVRADLVVLTSVLEQVRAHAREGYPSEACGFLTGPVGEPFLLDGMTREVNEADKYHKLDPERFPRTSRTYFKINELRAGRAFDQGERSGRPIKVIYHSHCDAGAHFSREDAATFSSRGVLMWPCAFVVLSVVQGQISDLKLWVHQSGSDEFREASLTVREG
- the larE gene encoding ATP-dependent sacrificial sulfur transferase LarE, producing MDGKLGELVAVLENMESAVVAYSGGLDSAFLLKLATDTLGERALGLTAVSPSLPARERLDAQRIASHLGARHEMVESRELNDPNYANNPQNRCYYCKRELYSITDARRVELGFVWVINGTNVDDLGDYRPGLQAASEAGVRSPFVEVGLSKREIRELARDAALDFWDKPAAACLSSRVPYGTRVTPERLSRIERLEEALKALGFIQVRVRLHDDLARIELDAADLRRALEERSQILDAGSRTGFRYITLDLAGYRTGSFNERLPVFK